CCGCTTTGCCTTGTGGTTGACGCGTGAACCGGGCAGCGCCGACGACCTGGTGCAAGCCACTGTCGAGCGGGCTTTGAGCCGTCATGGCCAGCAACGTGAGGCTGAGGCGCTGCGCGCCTGGTTGTTCACCATCCTTTACCGGTTGTTTCTTGACGGCAAACGCCGTGACCGCCTGCATGCCCGTTGGCTCTCCTGGTTCGGCCGTGCCGAGGTGGAAAGCGAGCCGGTTGGCGGCAACATCGAGGATATCGTCCTGGCCCAGGCCGACCTGCGTGCCTTCGCCCGGCTGTCGGCGGAGCAGCGTGCCTTGCTGCTGCTGGTGAGCATCGAAGGTTTGAGCTACAAGGAGGCCGCCCAGGCCTTGGGCATCCCCATTGGTACTGTGATGTCGCGCCTGTCGCGCGCCCGCAGTGCCTTGCGCGAACTGACCGAGGGCAACCCCCAATCCCCGGCCTTGCGGAGACTGAAATGACGCGCCTGATCCCCAGTGAAGACGAGCTGCATGCCTATATCGATGAGCGTCTGGCGCCTGCTCGCCGGGCTGAGGTCAAGGCCTGGCTGGCGGCCAACCCGCAGGAAGCGGCAAGGGTCGAGGGCTGGCGCAGCGATGCTCGGCGGCTGCGCGCGGCATTGGCCGGCCTGGGTGAGCAGCCGGGCGCCATGCACCTGGATCTGGGCCAATTAAAGCAGCGGCTGCGCCAGCGCCGTCAACGGCGCTGGGCGTCGGCGGCGGTTTTAGTGCTGGCACTTGGCGTTGGCGGTGTGGGCGGTTGGCAGGCACGCGAGGCCCTGTTGGCCAGCGTGGACCTGCCCATGGCCGACGCCGTCCAGGCTCATCGGTTGTTTGCCGGTAGTGAGGCTTTGGACATCCAGGCCAGCGACCCGACCCAATTGCGTGATTGGCTGGGGCGTCACTTCAACCGGGTGGGACAGTTGCCGGACCTGGCGGGGTATGGCTTCAGGCCGGTGGGCGCGCGGTTGCTCAGCAACGAGCAAGGGCCGGCGGCGCTCTTGGTGTTTCAGGATGGCAAGGGGGAACGTATCAGCCTGTTTTTGCGCTCGCCCGGTGAGCGTTATGAACGCATGCCGGATGGGCAGCGGGTGGATGGCCAACTGGAGGCGCGGTACTGGTCGCATGGGGCGTACAACTTTGCGTTGGTCAGTGCGGCGGACGATGCGCGTGGGGCGGGGGTAGGGGAGGCGTTGCGGTTGGGGTTGTAATGACCCATAACTGTAAGCGTCCGGCGAATTCTAAGGAGGAAGTCATGAAAGCTTTATCAATTGTCCGACCGAATGGTAGTCGGATTGCTTCAGGTGAGAAAACCCTTGAAGTACGTCGCTGGTATGCAAACCTCGACCCTACGGAAGATCTGCTAATTGTTGAGAACGGGCGGTTCCTGCATGTTGATGGTGAAGAAGATGCCGATGGCACCGCTGTGGCGATAGTACGTGTCAAAGCTATTCGGCCATTCGTATTCGCGGACATGCAAGCCGCCTGTGCAAGCCGCTTTGAAGAAGGCTGGTTGGCGTGGGAATTGGACGACGTGCGACCGATCGAAAGCGCTTTACCTACCCGCGCTGCCCGAGGCATTTACGAGGTAGATTTCCCCTGAGCGACGGGTGGTGACCATCAACATCGCGCTGGAATGTTCGATCAAACCCTAGACTGTCTCTTGAGTTGATTGATGCGAGCCATATTTATCCGTTCGATGGTATGGCTAGGAGAGTTGAGTTCGAGTAGCTCAACACCAGTCGGCATGCCAACGGTGGTGCTTGGGTTGTTGAACCTGAAAAAAATTTCCTTATCGCTTGGCACGTTGGTATGGCTGGCCATATGGCTTAGTACGTCTCTGCCGATGCGGTCATTGGAATCAAACATAAAGTCGAGCGGAACACCAGCTTCGTTAACAGTCGTGCCTGAGTCTGTGCTTGAACTTGAGTCGCGACGCGACCATGTCTGTAAAGGGGCTGTGGCGGTTGACGCATTCGATCCTACTGAGGAGCGCCGTTGCATTGAGGTTTCATGAGGGTTGCGTTCTCTATTAAGAGGCGACCTGGATCTGGAGCGCGAAGATGCATTTGAGTTTAGGCTTTCGCTTGATGAAACTGTGGAGGACGCAGTCGATCCGCGACGCCGATTAAGAGGTGCGTTACCGATTAATTGAATACCCGCAGGTTGCCGCCCTCGAGCATTGTGGATAATTCCACTTTGCCACCTGTACATGTGCCCAGAGGGGTCGGTTCTATTTATAGGGTCGCCACCGCAATAGGCATAAGCGTTGCACCCACCATTACCAAATGGGCTCCAGCTATCAGGTGAACAGAAACGGTTGAGGTGGGGGGAGTAGAGTCTGTAGCCATTACCGAGAATATAATGGCCTGTCACAATGGATCGGCGTTGCCCATTGAATCCAAGAAGTTGACGAGCTTCAGGTTCAGGGGAATGTCCATACGGCGTATACGTGACAGCGACAGGCTCCTCCTCGAACGTGCGTAGGATGGAATTATACGGGTCGGCAATCAGTGGCATCGCTTGGCTACTTGCCTCATTTTTAAACGCTTGCGCTAAGGGAATGTCTTGGTGCCGTAGGAAGGTGTGAGTGGTAGTGTCGCTTATCTCAAGAACGAGATAGCCGTTTTGATAAAAAAATAGCCCTAGCGGGTTGTTGGAACTCATGATGAATTCAAGGTTGGCCACTGTTGGGGGCATATTGCTAGGGTGGGCCTGAGGGCGCAACTGGTAATTCTGATAGGTGATCTATTAAGCGTGAAGTGTACAAGCATCAGGGGCTCCAGAGCATCTAAAGCACCGACAACGCCAGTGCTCTGGATGCTATAAATCAGCCCAGCTCCAACCAAATCGGCGCATGGTCGGAAGGCTTTTCCATGCCGCGCAATTCATAGTCCACACCCGCCGCCTTGATCCGTGGCACCAAGTGCTGCGAAGCCATGATCAGGTCGATGCGCAGGCCGCGCTTGGGCTCATCCTCAAAACCGCGGCTGCGGTAATCGAACCAGCTGAAGCGGTCGGCCACTTCCGGGTGCAGGTGGCGGAAGCTGTCGACCAAGCCCCAGCCTTTAAGGCGCTCCAGCCACTCACGCTCTTCGGGCAGGAAGCTGCATTTACCGGTCTTGAGCCAGCGCTTGGCGTTGTCCGGGCCGATGCCGATGTCGCAGTCCTGGGGCGAGATATTCATGTCGCCCATCACCAGTACCGGTTGGTCGTTGCGGAACTGGCTTTCGAGCAGGGCCTGCAGGTCGCTGTAGAAGCGCTGCTTGGCTGGGAACTTGGTGGGGTGGTCGCGGCTTTCACCCTGGGGGAAGTAGCCGTTCATGATGGTGATCGGGTTGCCATTGTCATCGGCGAAGGTACCCCAGATGAAGCGGCGCTGAGCGTCTTCCTCATCGGTGGCGAAGCCCTTGTGCAGGCTGAGCGGGGGCTGGCGCGACAGCAGTGCGACGCCGTAGTGACCTTTCTGGCCGTGGTAGTGCACGTGATAACCCAGTGCCTGGACATCGGCCAGTGGGAACTGATCGTCGCTGACCTTGGTTTCCTGCAGGCCGATCACGTCAGGCTGGTGCTTGTCGATCAGTGCCGCCAGCTGATGCGGGCGGGCCCGCAGGCCGTTGATGTTGAAACAGACGATCTTCATGGAAAGACAATCCCGGTAAAAGCCGCGATGCTAGCCGACATCGCGCGTCATCACCAGCGTGGCGGGTTCGGGGGGCTGCTGCTAACGTGCTGTAGGGGTGAACGATGCCCGGTCGAGCCTATCCAAGGCACTGTAAGCCCATTCCAGGAGGACTGCCCGCAATGCCCGACACCACTGCCACCCCGGCCCGTATCTGCCAGCTCGACGATGGTTATAGCCGGGAGGCGCGTTCGCTGCTGTACAACGCCTACCGCCACGAGCCTACCTTCGCTTACATTTTCGAGGCGCAGCGCCCAGGTTACGAGCGCCGCCTGCGCGTCATGGTGCGTGAATGGGTACGCCAGCATTTCTATTTGCAACTGCCGGCCATTGGCCTGCTGGTGGATGACCGCCTGATCGCCCTGGCGCTGATCGTACCGCCGCTGCGCAGGCTGGGGGTGGCCGACAGCTGGGCCTGGCGTTTGCGCATGATGCTGGGTACCGGCCTGCGCTGCACGCGGCGCTACATGGACTATCAGGCGGCATTGGCCAGCTGCCTGCCTACGGACCAGGTGCACGTATTGCCGCTGCTGGGCGTGCATCCGCAATTTCAGGGGCGCCATTACGGCGAGCAATTGTTACAAGCTGTACATGACTGGTGCGCCGAAGACCCCAGTACCCAGGGCGTGGTACTGGACACCGGCAATGAGCACTACTTGGCGTTCTACCAGCGCCAGGGCTATGAAGAAATTGGCGAGGTCGCTGTAGGGCCAGTCCGAGAAAGGGTGTTCTTCCATCCCAACCCGGTCTCTTCAAATTCCGCTTTTGCCTGACAGGCCGCCAGACGGCTCCCTTGAGCGCCCGGCTCTGGTAGCATGCGCCGCATGACGTATTCAGGAAGATTGACCTGGGGCCTGGTTTTCTGGGTCGCCAGTTTTACAGCATGGGGCCAGAGCGAGTTGCTGGTGAAGGTAAAACCGGCCAACAAGGCGCTCAAGGCCAATGTCGAAGGCTATATCGGCAACCTTGGCGACCGTGACGAAGAAGCGCTGCTGCGTTTCAGTCGCGGGGCCGAGGAGCAGGCGCGCAAAGCCGCGCAGGCACTTGGCTATTATCAGGCTCAGATCGACACCGAGGTCAAGCCGCCGACAAAGGCCGACCAAGCCCCGCAATTGATAATCCAGATCGCCCCGGGCGAGCCTGTAAGGCTGCGCAACGTGACGGTACGCATCGAAGGCCCCGCCAGTGAAATGAAGGCGTTTCGAGTGCCTGACAGCAAGGCGTTGCGTGCTGGCGAGCAGCTCAACCACGGGCTTTACGAAGACGCCAAGCGGCTGATCCAGAACCAGGCCTCGCGCTATGGCTTCTTCGCCGGCCGCTTCAGCCGCCAGCGCCTGGCGGTCGACCCCCAGGCCGGTGTGGCCGACATCGAGCTGGTTTACCAGAGCGGCCCTCGCTACCGCCTCGGCGCGGTCAGGTTCGGCGGTGATACCCCGCTGGATGAAGACCTGCTGCAGCGCATGGTCTCGTTCAAACCGGGCACACCCTATGACTCCGAACTGATCGCCGAGCTCAACAACGACCTGCAATCGAGTGGCTACTTCGAAGGCGTGCGGGTAGATGCCGCGCCGACCGCCGCTGTGGGCGAGGACATTCCGGTGGATGTCCGCCTGGAAACCCGAAAACCACGCACCATGGGGCTGGGCCTGGGCTTCTCGACCGACGTCGGCCCCCGCGGCAAGGCCAACTGGACGCGGCACTGGGTCAACCCACAAGGCCACAGCTATGGTTGGGAAACCGAGCTGTCGGCACCCCGGCAGAACGTTGGTCTGTGGTATGACGTGCCGCTCGACCCGCCGTTGACCGACAAACTGCGCTTTGCCGGGGGTTATCAGAACGAAGAGCTTGCGGGGACCGACACCCTCAGCAAGCTGCTCACCGTAGGGCCTGAATGGCACAGCAAGTTGCCCAGTGGCTGGCAGCGGGTCATCTCGCTCAAGTACCAGCGTGAAGAGTATCGCCTGGGCGATGACTCGGGGCTGAGCAATCTGCTGTTGCCGGGCGTCAGCTTTTCGTACCTGCGCAGCGACAACCGCATCGATCCGCACAATGGCTACCGCCTGCAGTTCGATACCCAGGTGGCCAAGGAAGGGCTGGTGTCCGACACCAACCTGCTGCATGCCAACGTACTGCTCAAAGGCCTGACCACGCTCGGCCACAACCATCGCTTCCTCGGCCGGGTGCAGTTTGGCGGCAGTGCCACCAACGGTTACAAGCACAACATTCCGCCTTCGCTGCGCTTTTTCGCCGGTGGTGACCAGAGCGTGCGTGGCTACGACTACCAGACCCTGTCGCCGAAAAACAGCGATGGCGACCGCATCGGTGGGCGCTACCTGGTGGCTGGCAGCGTCGAGTATCAATATTCACTGACTGAAAAGTGGCGAGTGGCAACCTTCGTCGATCAAGGTAATTCGTTCAACACGCTTGAACTGCCCAGCCTCAAAACTGGCGTGGGTATTGGCGTGCGTTGGGTTTCACCGGTCGGGCCGCTGCGCCTGGACCTGGCCAAGGCACTCGATGACGAGGGCGGTATTCGCCTGCACTTCTCCATGGGGCCTGAGCTGTGACACGTGTGTTCAAATTCATACTGCTGGGCGTGCTCGGCGTGGTGGTGGCCGCAGGCCTTGTGCTGGGTGTGCTGGTGGGGACCGAACGCGGTAGCCGCTGGGCGTTGGCAAGGGTGCCGGGGTTGGAGGTCGCCGATTTCCAGGGGCGCCTGGCGGGCAGTTGGCAAGCCAGCCGGCTGAGCTGGGTCGAGGGCGGCAACCGGGTAGAGGTGCAGGCCCCGCTGTTGACGTGGTCCCCCGCCTGCCTGCTGCGCGCCACCTTATGCATCGAGCAGTTGCATGCGCAACGCATCGACATGGCCTTTGCGCCGAGTGATGTGCCTGCCGACAGCGGCCCGCTGCAACTGCCGGCCCTGCGTTTGCCGGTTGCCATCGAGCTGGGCGAGGTCAAGATCGGCCAGCTGCGCCTGGACGGCAGCGACTTGCTCGGTGACTTGCAACTGGCAGCCCACTGGACCCGAACGGGGATGCGTATCGACCACCTGCAGCTGCAACGCGATGACCTGCGTCTGGACCTGCAAGGTGACCTGCAGCCTGAAGGTGACTGGCCAGTGCAATTGCAGGGGCAGGTTCAACTGCCTTCGGTGGAGGGTAAAAGCTGGCAGCTGGCAGTGACAGTGCAAGGCGAATTGCAGAAAACCCTAAAGCTCGAAGGCACCACCTCGGGGTATCTCGATGCCAAGCTCAACGGTGAGCTGCAGCCATTGGCCGAGCACTTGCCGGCAACGCTGCAGATCCGTTCCGAGGCGTTCAAGCCGACCGCTTCGCTGCCCGATACCCTGCAGTTCAACCAGCTTGAGCTCAACGCCAAAGGCGATTTGCTCAAAGGCTATAAATTGTCGGGCTCGGCCAGCTTACCCGCTGAACAGTCGCCGATTGCCTTGGCGCTGACCGGGTGGGTCGATAGCAAGGGGGCCAAGGTCGATGCTCTTGACCTTAACGCCAGCGATAGCCAGCGGCTAAAGCTGCAGGCCAGCGCCGATTGGCAACAAGGCCTGAGCGCCGATGCCCAGCTTGAATGGCTGGATTTCCCGTGGCTGCGTCTGTACCCGCTGGAAACCCCGCCTGACGTCACGCTCAAGCGTTTCAATGCCCAGGTTCACTACCGCGATGGCAATTACCAAGGCACCTTCAATGGCGATCTGGACGGCCCGGCGGGTGCTTTCACGCTGGCTAGCCCATTCGAAGGTGATCTGACCCAGGTGAAGCTGCCGCAGCTGGCGCTCACCGCAGGGCAAGGCAAGGCCGCCGGCAGTGTTGCCGTGCGCTTTGCTGACACGCTGGCGTGGGATGTCGATGTGCAACTCTCGGCGCTCGACCCTGCGTACTGGCTTGCCGAGTTGCCCGGTACACTGGCCGGACCACTGCGCAGCAAAGGTGAAATGAAAGGCGATGAGCTCAGACTCGATGCCCAGCTCGACCTGAAAGGCCGCCTGCGCGGTCAGCCCGCGGTGCTCAAGGTCGAAGCCCAAGGGGCAGGGGAGAGCTGGACCTTGGGTGCCTTGGCGATCCAGTTGGGTGACAACCGCATCAACGGCAGTGGCAGCCTGCAACAGCGGCTGGCCGGACGCGTGGATCTCGATCTGCCGCGGCTTGGGCAGCTTTGGCCCAGGCTACAAGGTCAGGTCAAGGGCCGGCTGGACGTGACCGGGACCTTGAAAGCGCCACAAGGCACGCTGACCCTGCAGGGCCAGCAGCTGGCGCAGGCCGAAAACCGTATTCAGCGGCTGGACCTCGACGCGCGCCTTGATAACACCCAGCGTGGCGTGATCGACCTCAAGGCAAGTGGCATACACCTCGGTGACACAGCGCTGGGTACCTTGCAGGCCAATGGCAAAGGCGACATTCGCCAGCAGGCCCTGACCCTGGCACTCGACGGCCCGCAGCTCAAGCTGGACCTTGGCCTGGACGGCCAGTTGAACAAGGGCGACTGGCGGGGTCGTCTGGCCAGTGGGCGCATCCAGGCCGGTGGCCAGGACTGGCAGTTGCAGGCACCAGCACGCTTGCAGCGGTTGGCCAGCGGCACGCTGGATTTTGGCGCCCATTGCTGGCGCTCTGGTCAGGCCAGCCTGTGCGGTGAAGACCAGCGCTTGGCACCTGATCCGCGCCTGCGCTACCACCTCAAGCAGTTCCCCCTGGACAGCCTGGCCCAGTGGCTGCCAAAGGACTTTGCCTGGCAAGGCCTGCTGAACGCCGACGTCAACCTGGACATCCCGGCCCGTGGCCCCAAGGGCAGCATCCTCGTAGACGCCAGTGGCGGCACCCTGCGGGTGCGTGACAAGGGGCGCTGGATCGACTTCCCCTATCAGACCTTGCGCCTGGACAGCACGTTGGCGCCACGACGTATCGACGCCCGCCTGGATTTTCGCGGCGAGCGCCTGGGTGAACTGAGTTTGAACACCCACCTCGACCCATTGGGCAAAAACAAGCCGCTGTCGGGGGATTTCCGCCTGGCGGGCCTGGACCTGTCGGTCGCCCGCCCGTTCGTGCCCATGGTCGAGCGCCTGGCCGGGCAGTTGAATGGCAGCGGTCGTTTGTCGGGTACCTTGCTTGCACCACAGGTCAACGGCAACCTGGTGCTGATCCATGGCGAAGTCAGTGGCGCCGAGTTGCCGGTAAGCCTGGAAGACCTGTCGTTGCAGGCATCGATCGCGGGTGAGCAGGTTCAGCTCAATGGCGGTTGGCGCAGTGGCGAAGCGGGGCGCGGCCAGTTGACCGGCAATCTGACCTGGGGCCAGGCCCTGGGCATGGACCTGCGTTTGCAAGGGCAGCAACTACCGGTGACGGTGGAGCCTTACGCCACGCTGGAGGTTGCCCCCGACCTGACCCTGCGCCTGATTGATGACAAGCTGGCGATAACCGGCAAGGTACAGGTGCCAAAAGGCAAGATCACGGTACGTGAGCTGCCGCCATCGACTGTGAAGGTTTCCGATGACACGGTGATCGTCGGCCATCAGACCGAAGAGGGTAAACCCTCCATGGCAATGGCCATGGACATCGATGTCGAAGTCGGGCGTGACAAGCTGTCATTCAGTGGCTTTGGCCTCACGGCCAACCTGCTCGGTCACGTGCACATCGGCGACAACCTCGATACCCGGGGTGAGCTCAGCCTGGCTGACGGCCGTTACCGCGCTTACGGGCAGCGCTTGACCATTCGCCGGGCGCGGCTACTGTTCGCCGGCCCGCTCGATCAGCCGTACCTGGACATCGAGGCGATTCGCAAAGTAGATGACGTAATTGCCGGTATTCGCTTGAGCGGCAGTGCTGAGCAGCCCACCACAAAGGTGTTTTCCGAACCTGCCATGAGCCAGGAGCAGGCCCTGTCGTACCTGGTGCTGGGGCGCCCCTTGGGCACGACGGGTGAAGACAACAACATGCTTGCCGAGGCAGCGTTGGGCTTGGGACTGGCAGGCAGTGCCGGCATCACCGGGAGCCTGGCATCGAGCCTGGGTATCGACGACTTCCAACTGGATACCGAAGGCTCAGGCAATACCACCAGTGTGGTTGCCAGCGGCAACCTGACCGAGAAGCTGAGCTTGCGTTACGGGGTGGGGGTGTTCGAACCGGCCAACACCATCGCGTTGCGCTACAAGTTGAGCCGCATGGTGTACCTGGAGGCGGCCAGCGGGTTGGCAAGCTCGCTGGATATCTTCTACAAACGGGACTTCTGATCGCCGCGGTCAACGGACCGTGGCAGCCTCGATGAATTCATTGGTATCGGGCGTGGGCGGGGGCGTGAATTTGGGCATGCGCACCGGTGTGATCAGGCTGGTGTATTCCTCGATCAGCCTGTTGAGCGCTTCAGGCGGCTCGCTGGCCTGGAACTGCATGCGGATCTGCACCTCGTCAGGGTCTCGACTATCGCCCTGACGGCCCTGGCCACCAATGGTCACCTTGAAGCTGGCGGCGTTGTTCTCACTGGCGGTCAGCAACGCCTGTTGCGCCTCGGTCCCTTTGACCCTAACCGACAGGTCCACCTGCATGCGCTCCAGCGCCAGGCCCTTGGGTGACACCAGTGCAAACAAGGGCACGCGCATGATGTGCTGCTCATCCATGGCCACCTCGACCATCTTGGCTTTCATCGGGGCGCCCAGTGCGTCGGTATCACAGTCGAAGAATTGATCGAACAGGTTGATGTACTGTTGCGCAATCAGGCTGTTGGTGGCGCTCGCGGCTTCTTGCAAGCCGCGCGTGATCTCGCGCAAATCGATCGATGTCATGGGGGCGAGGGACTTTTCCAATCATCAGGCTCCTGGGTCCAGGTGGTGCCCCCTGCTGCAAGGGGGCGATTGTTACCGACATCAGTTCGCAGGAGGGGTGGCGGGCTTCGCCTTGCTGCCACCTTCTTTTTGGCTGACAGGTTCCGGGTTGCTGCTTTTGGCCGGGGCGTTCAGGGTATCGGCCTGTGAGATTTTGTCCGTGCTATCGAGCGTCGCGCTCTTGACGACGGTGGGTTTGGTGGCGGCATCGGTGAGGAAATCGATGACCCTCATCATCGCTTCGGGCGGGTCTTGGCGCTTCAGGGTCGTGTTGAATGCGTAGCGGGCGCGGGTATCGGTCTTGCGGGTCTGCGTGGACTTGTGGCTGATGCTGCCCTTGACGTTCAGTTTGAACGGCCCCCACCCAAGAGACCCACCGGCCTCGGCGGCCATGCTCTTGTCGGTTACATCTTCCGACATCTGATTGATGGTCAGTTCGAACTCGACATGGCCTTCCTCGATGGCGATGTTCGGGTGGGTAATCGCCGCCACCAGCGGTACTTTCATCGTCTTGCTGACGACACCTTGGTATTCGCCCTGTTCGTCGACGATGGTTTCGTCATAGTCGAACTGGATGGCGACGGCCTTGCCTTCCTGGACGCAGACTTGCATCAGGAAGTCGGCATAAGATTTGCTAGCGGTGACCTGCGCCTGCACCATGGCTTGCAGGGGGCCTGCGATCATGCGGTCCATCGGCAAGGCATTGACGACGGATCCGATGAGGCTGTTGTCTATGGGCATAGCTGGATTCTCTTTTTAGGGGGCGGTGGGCGTCAGTGGCGACCACAATGCTCATGGCTAGCGAACGCAAGGTTCCTGGCGGCGGATATTGCCGATCTGGCGCAGGCTAAGGCCGTATTTGTCGGCCAACAGGCTGCGCGACAAACCATCGGCGCTTTCTTTTTGGATTTGCAGGTTGCGCAGCTGGCGCGTGAAGTGGTCGGCCTTGGGGATTTCCAGGGCCACGCCGGCGAAGCGCTTGATCAGCGCGTCGAGCGCTTCGGCTGGCAGCACATCGGCAAGCTTGGTGCGCTCGCGGTGCTTGGGGATGTATTTGGGCCTGCCGCCATAGGCGCAGGTCAGCTGAAAAGCATTGTCGATACCGATGCACTCGATCAGCGCTTGCAGTGAGTGCGGCAACTGGCTGACATCTATGCAGGTGAGGTCTGGTAACTCCATGCGACGCTCCTTCGTTCGGGGTTGCGATGCGGGACGCGATCACCAGCGGCGTTGTGTCGAAGGTGTGACTGGATTCTCAGGTAGAGCCAAGGCGCGTCGCTAGGCGGCATATAAGCTGGGGGTTGTAGCCTCGGTGAACAGGGTTTGCAGGCAGTGATTTAGCTTGCTGTAGGACATCGCTTCATCTTTTCGCTACAGGTGTTGATTTCCCGTTGGCGTGGTACCTGACATGACTGCTGGGGGCTATAACCCTTAGTCACACGGGTAGCTGCTCAGCAGGCTGGCGCTTTTCAAGTAGGCCCGGGGGGTTGTGGTCATGCCCTGGGGCAGGGCACGCCAGTCGACCAGCAGGCACAGTGCACTGAACGCGTGCTCGCCGCGCTTTCCTACAACGCGATCAGAAAAATTTCGGCGATAAAGTGCTCGTGTCTGCTGCACGGAGTACACCTGATCGGCCTGCGCCAACGTCTGGCGGGCCAGGTCCGGCAACTGCGATGCTGGCAAGGTGAAGTGAACCTGGCTGGCATGAGGGTGCAGATAGCCGGCTTCGCGAACGCTGTGCCAGAGTTGTTGCCATTGGCTGGAGCCAGCGCTGGCGGCCAGCTCGCTGCCTAGTTCGAGCAGCTGTTCGGCAGGCGTCTGGCGAGTGTCCAGCGCATAAAGAGGGAAGGAAGTCAGAGCAAAGGATGCGAACAGCATGGATTTGTACATGGTGCCTCCGGCACGGGCGATGAGGGCCCAATGCTTTCAGGCGGACGGCACCACGCTAAGCAGGAAATGCAGCGCCGGTGCGGGTGGGCGTTGTATCATGGCCGCTGCTCGTTGCGAGCCATTTGCCCCTGATGTTGCAAGGAACTATCAATGACACACGTGCAGCGCCTCAAATATTCACTTCTGATCATCCTGGTGGTACTGGGCCTCATGCTGGGCCTGTCCCACCTGCAAAAGCAGGGCACGATCAGTGAGCAGACCTTCCAGTTGGTGGCGATCGCCATTGCCGTGGTCGTGGTTGTGATCAATGGCATTCTGCGGCGCAAGGTCAAACCCTGACCTGTGCGGGCCGGCCAGGTGTGGCCGGCCATACGCTCAGCGTGGCGAGGCTTGGTCCAGCACCGCGCGGGCCTGGGGGTTGAGGCTGTAGCATTTGTCGCTGCCCAGGTTGATGACGCCTTCGGCACACAGCCGCTTGAGTACTTCGCGCACGCTCAGAAATGACAGCGGAATATCCAGTTGCTCCAGCTGTGCATGCACGCCGCGCACGCCAATGCTGCGGCCATTGCGGTCTGCCGCGTGCAAGGCATCGATCACCTTGAGGCGAATGAGGCTGGTGCGCAGGCCAAAGGTGCGCAACAGCTCGCGAATGTGTTCGTTCCCGACACGCTCGTCGGCGAAAGCGTCCTGTCCTTTGGGCGCCTTGCCTGGGATGTGCCCAGCCTGCATTGAGGGTTGCGGGTTGTACATGTGAATGCTCCTTTTCGTGGACTACCCGAAATGTGGTTGCCTCACTTACTAGGACGAATGAGAACGGAAAATCTGCAGTCCGCCCGAAAAAAAATTGCCTGCTCCTGTTTCAAGACGTTCTATCGCCTTGTAATACGTAAAATTTTCACGCAGCCATTCGTCTGATCGGGATGACCCCTGAATCCGAGGTGTGCCCGTGTTTTCGATTTCGCGTCCCATGACCCGTGCCAGCCTCGCCGCTGCCCTGGTCGCCTTCAGCATTGCCGCGCAAGCACAGCCTGCCAGCGCTGATGCCAGCGCACAGATTCGCCGTACCAGCTT
The sequence above is drawn from the Pseudomonas putida genome and encodes:
- a CDS encoding translocation/assembly module TamB domain-containing protein, encoding MTRVFKFILLGVLGVVVAAGLVLGVLVGTERGSRWALARVPGLEVADFQGRLAGSWQASRLSWVEGGNRVEVQAPLLTWSPACLLRATLCIEQLHAQRIDMAFAPSDVPADSGPLQLPALRLPVAIELGEVKIGQLRLDGSDLLGDLQLAAHWTRTGMRIDHLQLQRDDLRLDLQGDLQPEGDWPVQLQGQVQLPSVEGKSWQLAVTVQGELQKTLKLEGTTSGYLDAKLNGELQPLAEHLPATLQIRSEAFKPTASLPDTLQFNQLELNAKGDLLKGYKLSGSASLPAEQSPIALALTGWVDSKGAKVDALDLNASDSQRLKLQASADWQQGLSADAQLEWLDFPWLRLYPLETPPDVTLKRFNAQVHYRDGNYQGTFNGDLDGPAGAFTLASPFEGDLTQVKLPQLALTAGQGKAAGSVAVRFADTLAWDVDVQLSALDPAYWLAELPGTLAGPLRSKGEMKGDELRLDAQLDLKGRLRGQPAVLKVEAQGAGESWTLGALAIQLGDNRINGSGSLQQRLAGRVDLDLPRLGQLWPRLQGQVKGRLDVTGTLKAPQGTLTLQGQQLAQAENRIQRLDLDARLDNTQRGVIDLKASGIHLGDTALGTLQANGKGDIRQQALTLALDGPQLKLDLGLDGQLNKGDWRGRLASGRIQAGGQDWQLQAPARLQRLASGTLDFGAHCWRSGQASLCGEDQRLAPDPRLRYHLKQFPLDSLAQWLPKDFAWQGLLNADVNLDIPARGPKGSILVDASGGTLRVRDKGRWIDFPYQTLRLDSTLAPRRIDARLDFRGERLGELSLNTHLDPLGKNKPLSGDFRLAGLDLSVARPFVPMVERLAGQLNGSGRLSGTLLAPQVNGNLVLIHGEVSGAELPVSLEDLSLQASIAGEQVQLNGGWRSGEAGRGQLTGNLTWGQALGMDLRLQGQQLPVTVEPYATLEVAPDLTLRLIDDKLAITGKVQVPKGKITVRELPPSTVKVSDDTVIVGHQTEEGKPSMAMAMDIDVEVGRDKLSFSGFGLTANLLGHVHIGDNLDTRGELSLADGRYRAYGQRLTIRRARLLFAGPLDQPYLDIEAIRKVDDVIAGIRLSGSAEQPTTKVFSEPAMSQEQALSYLVLGRPLGTTGEDNNMLAEAALGLGLAGSAGITGSLASSLGIDDFQLDTEGSGNTTSVVASGNLTEKLSLRYGVGVFEPANTIALRYKLSRMVYLEAASGLASSLDIFYKRDF
- a CDS encoding DUF2589 domain-containing protein encodes the protein MEKSLAPMTSIDLREITRGLQEAASATNSLIAQQYINLFDQFFDCDTDALGAPMKAKMVEVAMDEQHIMRVPLFALVSPKGLALERMQVDLSVRVKGTEAQQALLTASENNAASFKVTIGGQGRQGDSRDPDEVQIRMQFQASEPPEALNRLIEEYTSLITPVRMPKFTPPPTPDTNEFIEAATVR
- a CDS encoding DUF2589 domain-containing protein, producing the protein MPIDNSLIGSVVNALPMDRMIAGPLQAMVQAQVTASKSYADFLMQVCVQEGKAVAIQFDYDETIVDEQGEYQGVVSKTMKVPLVAAITHPNIAIEEGHVEFELTINQMSEDVTDKSMAAEAGGSLGWGPFKLNVKGSISHKSTQTRKTDTRARYAFNTTLKRQDPPEAMMRVIDFLTDAATKPTVVKSATLDSTDKISQADTLNAPAKSSNPEPVSQKEGGSKAKPATPPAN
- a CDS encoding Mor transcription activator family protein, encoding MELPDLTCIDVSQLPHSLQALIECIGIDNAFQLTCAYGGRPKYIPKHRERTKLADVLPAEALDALIKRFAGVALEIPKADHFTRQLRNLQIQKESADGLSRSLLADKYGLSLRQIGNIRRQEPCVR
- a CDS encoding fe2+ zn2+ uptake regulation protein, producing the protein MYNPQPSMQAGHIPGKAPKGQDAFADERVGNEHIRELLRTFGLRTSLIRLKVIDALHAADRNGRSIGVRGVHAQLEQLDIPLSFLSVREVLKRLCAEGVINLGSDKCYSLNPQARAVLDQASPR